The genomic region ATTCGCCAAACATTAACCAGTGCGTCAAATTCCCTTGATCGTAAATCAATCGCTGAGCTTGAAAAGCAGGTCCGGTACTTAGATCGAGAGCGTGAAAAAACAGCCAAATCGATGTTGGTGTTCCTTAAACAGTGGCTGTTATCCCTAAAGAAGGTAGCGGATGAGGAGCAGCAAGCTGATTTTTTACTCCTAGAGCGGAAAGCATCAGAAGTTGTTGATCATTGGTATGAAGTGCCTGAGTACTTATCATCTCTGCTAGCTTTGCAAGAGAGCCACCTTCAAGAGCCCGGCGCTACGCATGTCGTATCTCCTCTAGCTGACAGCTTATCAGCGGATGTGTCACAGGATGTTGTTGTAAAAGATGAAGCATCGGTTGATAGTCAATTTGAGGCCGTGGCTAGTGAGCTAATTCAGCTGGTGGATGCGTTGAGTTTGTCGGTGGACCATAAACAGCGAGTCGCCCTATTGATTAAGCGCATTCGTACCCAGTTATCGTTTGGCGAGTTGGTTTCTGTTTTGGCTGAGTTGATTGAGCTAGTGCAAATTTCAACGAGTTCGGCGCATGAAGATTTTGAGCAATACCTTATTAGCTTAAATTCTCAGTTGGCTGCAGTGCAGGGCTTTTTAAATGAGAGCCAAAGTGATCAGAGCATCAGTGGAAAGGCTCAAAAAGCGTTAGATAGCCAAGTAAGGCAGGAAGTCAGTAATATTCATACAGCGGTAAATCAGTCTACTAGTTTGGATGATTTGAAAGTAACGGTGGCTTCCCAATTAGATGGTATCGTTTTTGCGATGGACGAGTTTCGCAAATCTGAAGAAGAGAGGGAGTCTAGATCTCAGCAGCGCCATGACGAGTTGATGCAACAGATGCAATCGATGGAGGAGGAGTCGAGGCGAGTAAAAGCGCACATGGAAGAAGAGCGGATGAAAGCCCGAACGGACTCCCTGACAGGCTTGCCTAATCGCGCTGCGTATGATGATCACCTCAAAAAAGAGTTTGAGCGCTGGAGCCGTTATGAACAAGGCTTCTCTATAGCGATAGGCGACCTAGATCACTTTAAAAGTATCAATGATAATTATGGCCATCTAGTGGGTGATAAAGTACTACGGCTTGTGTCGCGTGTTTTATCGAAAACGTTACGTGCAGCAGACTTCATCGCACGTTATGGCGGTGAGGAATTTATTATTTTGCTGCCAGCCACTTCGATTAGTGATGCCGCTGGAGCAATAGATAAACTCCGAGCATCCGTCTGTAACAGTCCTTTTAATTTTCACGGCGAACCCGTACAGATCACCATGTCATTTGGGGTGGCAGAAACAAAAACAGGCGATACATTAGATCAGCTATTTGAGCGTGCAGATGCCGCTTTATATCGGGCAAAAGGTGGTGGCCGTAACTGTGTTCGACAAGGCTGAGCCGTGTTTACAGTTCTGTATGGCAGCTGAGACTTTACCTTGTTGTCGGTAAAGGGCACACTTGTGACCGCTTAATAGACCGCTTCAAAGGATGACACTGGTGCGACGCCTTTCTCGTAGCTTAAAAATCGCTTATACCTTTATTCGTTATCGATTAGATACTTTTTTCGAAGAGTTGCACTTGCCTTGGTATTTGCGAGTGCTTCTGTACCTTATGGTATGGCGCTATTTCATTAAAGCCGAGCAGCCTCGCGGTGTGCGGTTACGTCTGGCTCTTGAATCGTTAGGTCCTGTATTTATTAAATTTGGGCAAATGCTTTCAACACGGCGTGATTTGTTACCTGACGATATTGCGAATGAATTGAAGCGCTTACAGGATAATGTGCCCCCGTTCCCTGGCGATCAGGCACAAACCATTATTGAAAAAGCGTTAGGGAAGTCTGTAACCCAGCTGTTCGCAAAATTTGATGTTGAGCCTCTAGCGTCGGCCTCGGTAGCACAGGTACACAGTGCTGTACTAAATGATGGCAGTGAAGTCGTTGTTAAAGTTATCCGTCCCGGCATAAGCCGTACGATCGAAAAAGATGTGGCTTTGTTGTACACCCTTGCTCACCTTATTCAGCGAGCATGGCATGAAGGACGTCGTCTACGTCCTGTTGAGGTGGTATCCGAATACGAACAAACGTTATTAGATGAGCTAGATCTGCGTAAAGAAGCAGCCAATGGCTCGCAGTTGCGGCGTAACTTTGAAGGATCGCAGCTGCTTTATGTTCCAGAAATTTATTGGGACCTGACTCGTCAGCATGTATTGGTGATGGAGCGAATTCAAGGCATACCCGTCGCCGAGATTGATCAATTAATTGCGCAGGGCACGGACCTTAAATTATTGGCGGAGCGGGGCGTTGAAATCTTTTTCTCGCAAGTGTTCCGTGACAGCTTTTTCCATGCGGATATGCATCCAGGTAATATTTTTGTCTCTCGTGATAACCCTAGTAACCCGAAATACATAGCAATAGATTTCGGCATTATTGGGTCGCTTACCGCCGAAGATCAAGGATATTTAGCGCGTAATTTCCTTGCATTTTTTACGCGCGACTATCGTCAAGTAGCGCAGTTGCATATCGATTCTGGGTGGGTGCCAGCCAATACTAATGTTACCGCCTTTGAAACAGCTATTCGCAGTGTCTGTGAGCCAATATTTAATAAGCCGTTAAAAGACATCTCGTTTGGGCAGGTTTTGTTGGGGCTATTTCAAACTGCACGCCGCTTTAATATGGAAGTACAGCCGCAATTGGTGCTTCTGCAAAAAACCTTGCTTAATATCGAAGGTCTGGGGCGGCAATTGTATCCCGACTTGGACCTTTGGCAGACCGGTAAGCCTTTTCTTGAACGTTGGATGAAAGATAGAGTGGGTCCTAAAGCTGCTTATCAGACGATCAAGCAGCAAGCTCCCGACTGGCTAGATAAAATGCCTCAAATGCCCCAGTTGGTATTCGACACGCTATCTCAGCTCAAAACTCAGCAGCATGCGGCGCAACTGTTTTACGAAGCGGAGCAAGAAAAGCGTGAAGTCGAATCCCAAAAACGGCGACGCCGTTACCTGCTCGCTGCGGTCTTAGGTGTATCAGCCTTATGGTTTGGTCACGAGCCGTCGCATATGTGGCTAGAAGAGGTCGGGCTGATTGGCTGGGTTTTGGCGGGGGCAGCGGCATTCCTGCTGGTACAGTAATTTAGTGTATTAATTAAAGCGTAAAGTAAAAATTATGAATGAAAAATGGCTGGAACAAGTGAAGTGGGATGAGAACGGTTTAGTTCCTGCTATCGCGCAAGATTATCAAAGTGGCAAAGTTTTAATGATGGCGTGGATGAATAAAGAAGCGCTAAAGCTAACAGCACAAGAGCAGCGTGCCATATATTGGTCACGTTCGCGCGCTAAACTATGGCGCAAAGGGGAGGAGTCTGGGCATATTCAGGCGTTACATGAACTTCGTTTAGATTGCGATAACGATGTAATTTTGATGA from Neptunomonas phycophila harbors:
- a CDS encoding GGDEF domain-containing protein — translated: MSKDQTDWKHKYKEAAIELERYESSQVEEQMRLIISHMTLGLQGQSESLDSALSHIRQTLTSASNSLDRKSIAELEKQVRYLDREREKTAKSMLVFLKQWLLSLKKVADEEQQADFLLLERKASEVVDHWYEVPEYLSSLLALQESHLQEPGATHVVSPLADSLSADVSQDVVVKDEASVDSQFEAVASELIQLVDALSLSVDHKQRVALLIKRIRTQLSFGELVSVLAELIELVQISTSSAHEDFEQYLISLNSQLAAVQGFLNESQSDQSISGKAQKALDSQVRQEVSNIHTAVNQSTSLDDLKVTVASQLDGIVFAMDEFRKSEEERESRSQQRHDELMQQMQSMEEESRRVKAHMEEERMKARTDSLTGLPNRAAYDDHLKKEFERWSRYEQGFSIAIGDLDHFKSINDNYGHLVGDKVLRLVSRVLSKTLRAADFIARYGGEEFIILLPATSISDAAGAIDKLRASVCNSPFNFHGEPVQITMSFGVAETKTGDTLDQLFERADAALYRAKGGGRNCVRQG
- the ubiB gene encoding ubiquinone biosynthesis regulatory protein kinase UbiB, which gives rise to MRRLSRSLKIAYTFIRYRLDTFFEELHLPWYLRVLLYLMVWRYFIKAEQPRGVRLRLALESLGPVFIKFGQMLSTRRDLLPDDIANELKRLQDNVPPFPGDQAQTIIEKALGKSVTQLFAKFDVEPLASASVAQVHSAVLNDGSEVVVKVIRPGISRTIEKDVALLYTLAHLIQRAWHEGRRLRPVEVVSEYEQTLLDELDLRKEAANGSQLRRNFEGSQLLYVPEIYWDLTRQHVLVMERIQGIPVAEIDQLIAQGTDLKLLAERGVEIFFSQVFRDSFFHADMHPGNIFVSRDNPSNPKYIAIDFGIIGSLTAEDQGYLARNFLAFFTRDYRQVAQLHIDSGWVPANTNVTAFETAIRSVCEPIFNKPLKDISFGQVLLGLFQTARRFNMEVQPQLVLLQKTLLNIEGLGRQLYPDLDLWQTGKPFLERWMKDRVGPKAAYQTIKQQAPDWLDKMPQMPQLVFDTLSQLKTQQHAAQLFYEAEQEKREVESQKRRRRYLLAAVLGVSALWFGHEPSHMWLEEVGLIGWVLAGAAAFLLVQ
- the hisI gene encoding phosphoribosyl-AMP cyclohydrolase, which codes for MNEKWLEQVKWDENGLVPAIAQDYQSGKVLMMAWMNKEALKLTAQEQRAIYWSRSRAKLWRKGEESGHIQALHELRLDCDNDVILMKVEQKGGIACHTGRESCFYSVFSEGEWKPVDPVLKDPNSIYNK